From a region of the Candidatus Nanopelagicales bacterium genome:
- a CDS encoding alpha/beta fold hydrolase, with the protein MSQRAPKVLRPWEWSYPSKPVHLEILANEVSDSTKPPLLFVHGLSHGAWCYQEHWMAAAAKRGYSSYALSLRGHGGSGGAQQLKRTRLRDYVHDVLQAIATLP; encoded by the coding sequence ATGAGTCAGCGTGCGCCCAAGGTGCTGCGGCCGTGGGAATGGTCCTACCCGAGCAAGCCCGTCCATCTGGAGATCCTCGCCAACGAGGTGTCCGATTCAACCAAGCCGCCGCTGCTCTTTGTGCACGGCCTCAGTCATGGTGCGTGGTGCTACCAGGAACACTGGATGGCAGCAGCGGCCAAGCGCGGGTACTCCAGCTATGCCCTGTCGCTACGGGGTCACGGTGGATCCGGTGGCGCCCAGCAACTGAAACGCACGCGACTTCGTGACTACGTGCACGACGTGTTGCAAGCGATCGCGACACTTCC